Sequence from the Piscinibacter sp. HJYY11 genome:
GATGGCGGGACGGTGCCCACCGTATAGACCTCGGGACATGGGGCCATGGTTGACCCCATGGTTCCTAAATTCCAATATACTCGAACGATGGAAGAAAAAGACGTCGTTCGTTCCCTCGCCGCGCTGGCCCATGACCTGCGCCTCAAGATTTTTCGTGCCCTGGTCGTGGTCGGCCAGCAGGGCATCACGCCCGGCACGATGGTCGAGCACCTCGACGTGCCCGCCGCCACCTTGTCGTTCCACCTGAAGGAGCTCAGCAACGCGGGCCTCGTCACTCAGGAGCGCCAAGGCCGCAACCTCATCTACCGCGCCTCGTTCGAGCACATGAACGGGCTGCTGGGTTTCCTGACCGAGAACTGCTGCCAGGGCGAGGCCTGCCTGCCAGCCACCACCACATCCTGCGATTGCTGACCAGGGAGACACCATGAAGCGATTCCACGTTCACCTTCACGTCGACGACCTGGCGCAGAGCATCGCGTTCTACTCCAAGCTCTTCGCCGCTCAGCCAACACGTACCGAGGACGACTACGCCAAGTGGATGCTGGACGACCCACGCATCAACTTCGCCATCTCCACCCGCGGCAGCAAGCCTGGCGTCGACCACCTGGGTTTCCAGACCGACAGCGCCGAGGAGCTGGACGAACTGAAGCGGCGCGCCGACGCGGCCGACCTGGTCGTCTCCGACAGCGGCGAAACGAGCTGCTGCTACGCGCGCAGCGAGAAGCACTGGGTGACAGACCCTCAAGGCGTCGCCTGGGAGCACTTCCACACCCTGGGTGACATTCCCGTCTTCAGCGAGAAGACTGCGCAGCCCTCGGTCGAGCCCAGCGCCTGCTGTGCCACCACCACCCGCGGCAAGCCGATCGGTATTCCCGTCGCAGCCGCCCGTTCCTCCTGCTGCTGAGATCCGATCGTGGCTGACCGTCCCTACAACGTCCTCTTCATCTGCACCGGCAACTCGGCACGGTCGATCCTGGCCGAAGCCTTCTTGAACCACCTCGGGCGCGATCGCTTCAAGGGGTTCTCCGCAGGCAGTTCGCCTCGGGGCGCCGTGCACCCGATGACGCTGGCCGCCCTGCAGCATTTCAAGCTTCCCGCGGAGGGCTATCGCAGCAAGAGCTGGGAAGAATTCGCCCGCCCCGACGCCCCTGTACTCGACTTCGTCTTCACCGTCTGCGACCAAGCCGCCGGCGAAGCATGCCCGGTCTGGCCCGGCCAGCCGATGACCGCCCACTGGGGCATGCCCGATCCGGCGGCGGTCGAGGGCAGCGATGCCCAGAAGCAGCAAGCCTTTCTCGACGCGGCCGTGCTGCTCAAGCGGCGCATCGAACTGATGCTTTCCCTTCCCTTCACCACCCTGGACAAGCTATCGCTGCAGCACGCTGTCCGCGACATTGGCAAGCAAGCCTGAGACACCAAGATGACCACCCACGTCCTCATCCTCTGCACACACAACTCGGCGCGCAGCGTCTTGAGCGAAGGCATGCTGAACCACTGGGCGAAGAAGCTCGGCCGAGACGTCCAAGCCCACAGCGCCGGCAGCGCCCCGAGTGGCCGCATCAACACGTTCGCCATCGAAGCCCTTGAAGCTGCCGGCGTCGACACCGCCGGCTACCGCAGCAAGAGCTGGGACGAATTCAGCCAGGACGGTGCACCGCCTCTGTCCATCGTGATCACGGTGTGCGACAGCGCCGCGGCTGAGCAATGCCCCGTGTTCTTCGGTGGCACCGGCGGCCAACCGGTCAAGGTGCATTGGGGCTACCCGGACCCGTCAAACGCCGAGGGCGGCGACGAGGGCAAGCGCCGGGCGTTCGAGCTGACACGCCAGGCCATCGGTTACCGGATGCTCCAGCTGCTGCAGCTGCCGCTCGAAAGCATGGTCAAGGCCGACCTGCAGCGTGCGCTGCTCGACATCTCGAGGAACTGAGATGGACCTGCCCCGCAAGCTTGCTGCAGAGGCGCTCGGAACCGCGCTGCTGCTGGCCGTCGTGATCGGTTCCGGCATCATGGCCGAGCGCCTGTCCGGTGGGAATGTCGCCGTCGCGCTGCTGGCCAACACCTTGGCCACGGTGGGCGGCCTCTACATCCTGATCGAGGTCTTCGCCCCCATCAGCGGTGCCCACTTCAATCCGGCGGTCAGCGCGGTGATGGCCTGGCGGGGCGAGCTCCCGGCCGGCGTCCTGGTGCTGTACATCGCAGCGCAGCTCCTCGGCGCCATGCTCGGTGCCTGGCTGGCGCATGCAATGTTCGACATGAGCATCCTCCAGTTCTCGACCAAGCTGCGCACGGGCATGGGCCAGTGGATCGCCGAAGCGGTCGCCACGGCCGGGCTGCTCCTCGTCATCCTGCGCGCGCCCGCTGGCCGCGGTGCAGCCATGGTGGCCTGCTACATCGGCGCGGCGTACTGGTTCACCGCGTCGACCTCGTTCGCCAACCCGGCCGCAGCATTCGGCCGCATGTTCAGCGACAGCTTTGCTGGCATCGCGCCCAGCAGCGCGCCGGGTTTCATGCTGGCCGAGCTGGTTGGAGCGGGCATCGGGGTGCTGATCCACCGTGCCTTGAGCGCGACCGAATCCACAGCGCCCGCGCGCGAGCAGGCGCTGGACACGAGCGCCCAGCAGATCCACGAGGCGTAGCCAACGTGGCTCCGTGAGGGCCGCAACCGTTCTGTCGGTCAGATAGATGCTATTGACAACCATCAAAAGGGAGCCAAACTTGCGCTCATCTAGTTGCTACACACAACCTTATGAAACCCCTCAAGAGCGACGCGGGCGAGATTCTTCGGGAGGTGGCGCGCCTCTACACACGCGCCCAGCGCGTCGTCGCCGATTGCTGCCGCACCACCAACACCCAGTGTCATCTGTTGACCGAGCTCGGCCGAAGCGGCCCGCTACCGCTGTCGGAGTTGGGCACACGAGTGATGCTCGAGAAGAGCTGGGTGTCACGCGCCGTCGATGCGATGGTGGAGCGTGGACTGGTCACCAAGGAGCCGAACCCGCTCGACGCAAGAAGCTGGCTCGTCACGCTCACCGACGACGGCGAGCAAACCGTCCATGACCTGAACGCCACCCTGGACCAGCATGCCGAGCAACTGATGAGTTCTCTCAGCGACGAGGAACGCAAAACGGTCCGGGCCTCACTCCTGATCTTGATGAAGGCCTTGCGCGAAGACACCGCCGCCAATTGCTGCATCGCGCCGGCCAGCAAAAGGGAATCCAAATGTTGACTTCCACTGTGTCTCTTCGCCAGGCCGGCACCGCCGACTGGCCTGCCATCTCAGCGCTGTTGCGCGCCAACAAGCTGCCGTTGGACGGCGCCGAGCAACACCTGCAAACCTTCGTGGTCGCGCAC
This genomic interval carries:
- a CDS encoding arsenate reductase ArsC, whose product is MADRPYNVLFICTGNSARSILAEAFLNHLGRDRFKGFSAGSSPRGAVHPMTLAALQHFKLPAEGYRSKSWEEFARPDAPVLDFVFTVCDQAAGEACPVWPGQPMTAHWGMPDPAAVEGSDAQKQQAFLDAAVLLKRRIELMLSLPFTTLDKLSLQHAVRDIGKQA
- a CDS encoding MarR family winged helix-turn-helix transcriptional regulator, which gives rise to MKPLKSDAGEILREVARLYTRAQRVVADCCRTTNTQCHLLTELGRSGPLPLSELGTRVMLEKSWVSRAVDAMVERGLVTKEPNPLDARSWLVTLTDDGEQTVHDLNATLDQHAEQLMSSLSDEERKTVRASLLILMKALREDTAANCCIAPASKRESKC
- a CDS encoding MIP/aquaporin family protein; the encoded protein is MDLPRKLAAEALGTALLLAVVIGSGIMAERLSGGNVAVALLANTLATVGGLYILIEVFAPISGAHFNPAVSAVMAWRGELPAGVLVLYIAAQLLGAMLGAWLAHAMFDMSILQFSTKLRTGMGQWIAEAVATAGLLLVILRAPAGRGAAMVACYIGAAYWFTASTSFANPAAAFGRMFSDSFAGIAPSSAPGFMLAELVGAGIGVLIHRALSATESTAPAREQALDTSAQQIHEA
- a CDS encoding ArsI/CadI family heavy metal resistance metalloenzyme codes for the protein MKRFHVHLHVDDLAQSIAFYSKLFAAQPTRTEDDYAKWMLDDPRINFAISTRGSKPGVDHLGFQTDSAEELDELKRRADAADLVVSDSGETSCCYARSEKHWVTDPQGVAWEHFHTLGDIPVFSEKTAQPSVEPSACCATTTRGKPIGIPVAAARSSCC
- a CDS encoding arsenate reductase ArsC; translation: MTTHVLILCTHNSARSVLSEGMLNHWAKKLGRDVQAHSAGSAPSGRINTFAIEALEAAGVDTAGYRSKSWDEFSQDGAPPLSIVITVCDSAAAEQCPVFFGGTGGQPVKVHWGYPDPSNAEGGDEGKRRAFELTRQAIGYRMLQLLQLPLESMVKADLQRALLDISRN
- a CDS encoding helix-turn-helix transcriptional regulator, with amino-acid sequence MEEKDVVRSLAALAHDLRLKIFRALVVVGQQGITPGTMVEHLDVPAATLSFHLKELSNAGLVTQERQGRNLIYRASFEHMNGLLGFLTENCCQGEACLPATTTSCDC